A genomic segment from Neodiprion lecontei isolate iyNeoLeco1 chromosome 1, iyNeoLeco1.1, whole genome shotgun sequence encodes:
- the LOC124296624 gene encoding uncharacterized protein LOC124296624 gives MSQMLCEVINDEETFSKTPVKFAPCAGTKSKRTKHTPTFNKHGQFISQDNYERNVESISKKNDNNALVLSEEELEDSGFEESKAQQRNANFQSELKLVDDENDQHNVYVSCGWETEKSQTELPNKTYELNNCKESRTKIQPETQRIVTVNSSKLADKNFVDETNSPPFYGKKVNYSSRKPQIQETDVIQSQKNLETNEDSPNPSQNYSGKCISTRQKNFDNTKNTTYQDNIKAVKLPDDILSKEINYVRCPQSKKEFGNNIATHPSNVGHNTQSYYLEHIQPNFEINRTSHHINEPTPSMVRYRDAFNQQSQRAPEFFDDIIGNDNVSPTRYNACVQEFGGVRPAVLPIAPEEDKYEICPRFTIIIPNSDEEDQHLEIIGYEVRAINRQLSKYMLCPHSESEKKGMSTVECLCKTDTHAAYRNVNIDSARHSNIIKLDINHGRSKHNHAKKRFHNSGTAVERQFEDESEHQDMTKIGVQHKPSTSKGTQTDTSYENQIIQTIPDVQTGQPNRSKSVNNKDVSLMTTSLHYKDARLPTPYRNEPPIDQYSYAVNDDQVSGKPSCCAARPDIKNSSLPEASFNNTRILLNVIVKILEADSTQEVPINLQRTLNTMLDTFQQITTLPPAEVGYPEGNVNELEGAMNYDNTTDSTQYRFLPLNKPSKSQQVENKNSQESPAKIVKLDDSTENLRPQSPIERPVCLSGISEDETTMYLLPGEVNNAVNKDTSGNEQNPAVVTQKNQSTNETDTRLTQINEPSNEKNTRNVLQSRLPDHSNVSNSISDPILDYTSEFGGNGTIPSSSRNVSESLPASQLTKDFLDVVKYTIMMDQMLQPKENGNNECCKQPEKSTDSGHLRK, from the exons ATGTCTCAAATGCTATGCGAAGTGATAAATGATGAGGAAACGTTCAGTAAAACTCCAGTCAAATTCGCTCCTTGTGCTGGGACAAAGAGCAAGCGCACCAAACACACTCCAACATTCAATAAGCATGGACAATTTATCTCACAAGATAACTATGAAAGAAATGTTGAAAGCATATCCAAAAAGAATGATAACAATGCCTTAGTTCTATCTGAAGAAGAGCTAGAAGACTCAG gCTTCGAAGAATCAAAAGCACAGCAACGAAATGCTAATTTCCAGAGTGAATTGAAACTGGTCGACGATGAAAATGATCAGCATAACGTATATGTGTCCTGTGGTTGGGAAACAGAGAAAAGTCAGACCGAGTTGCCGAATAAAACATATGAACTTAATAATTGTAAAGAGAGCAGGACCAAAATTCAACCTGAAACTCAAAGAATTGTTACAGTAAATTCATCAAAACTTgctgataaaaatttcgttgaCGAGACAAATTCTCCACCATTTTACGGCAAGAAAGTTAATTATTCAAGTAGGAAACCTCAAATACAGGAAACGGATGTTATTCAATCTCAAAAAAACCTTGAAACAAATGAAGATTCTCCTAACCCATCGCAAAACTACAGCGGAAAATGCATTTCTActcgacaaaaaaattttgataacacAAAAAATACAACCTATCAAGATAATATCAAAGCAGTAAAATTACCAGACGATATTTTAtcgaaagaaattaattatgtTCGTTGTCctcaaagtaaaaaagaatttgGAAACAATATTGCAACGCATCCAAGTAACGTTGGCCATAATACTCAAAGCTACTATTTGGAACACATCCAGcccaattttgaaataaatcgaaCTAGCCATCATATCAATGAACCTACACCAAGTATGGTTCGCTACCGTGACGCATTCAATCAGCAATCACAGAGAGCACCAGAATTTTTCGATGACATAATTGGGAACGATAACGTGTCTCCTACCAGGTACAATGCATGCGTTCAGGAATTCGGCGGAGTTAGGCCTGCGGTATTACCAATCGCACCTGAAGAAGATAAATACGAAATCTGCCCAcgatttacaattattatccCAAATTCGGATGAGGAGGATCAACATCTAGAAATTATTGGATACGAAGTTCGTGCCATCAATCGACAACTATCGAAGTATATGTTGTGCCCACATTccgagagtgaaaaaaaaggaatgagCACTGTTGAATGCTTATGTAAAACTGATACACATGCAGCATATAGAAATGTAAATATAGATTCGGCAAGACATAgcaatattattaaattggACATAAACCATGGTCGTTCCAAGCACAATCATGCGAAGAAACGGTTTCATAACTCAGGGACTGCCGTCGAAAGACAATTCGAAGATGAATCTGAGCATCAAGATATGACGAAAATCGGAGTGCAGCATAAACCGTCTACCAGCAAGGGTACGCAGACTGACACATCTtatgaaaatcaaataatcCAGACGATACCAGATGTACAAACAGGGCAACCGAATCGTTCGAAATCTGTTAATAACAAAGACGTTTCCTTGATGACTACATCACTACACTATAAAGATGCACGCCTTCCAACTCCATACAGAAATGAGCCTCCGATAGATCAATACTCATATGCAGTGAATGATGATCAAGTAAGCGGAAAACCATCGTGCTGTGCAGCACGCCCAGATATTAAGAATAGCTCATTGCCAGAAGCGAGTTTTAATAATACGAGGATACTACTCAatgttattgtaaaaatattggaaGCCGATAGCACACAGGAAGTACCAATAAATTTGCAAAGAACTTTGAATACGATGCTTGATACCTTTCAACAAATAACAACACTTCCACCAGCCGAAGTGGGATACCCCGAGGGTAATGTTAATGAATTAGAAGGTGCTATGAATTACGATAATACGACGGACAGCACCCAGTATCGATTTCTTCCTTTAAACAAACCTTCTAAGAGTCAACAGgtcgaaaacaaaaattcacaag AGTCACCTGCCAAGATAGTGAAGCTTGATGATTCTACTGAAAATTTAAGGCCACAGTCTCCTATTGAAAGACCTGTTTGTCTCAGCGGTATATCGGAAGACGAAACAACTATGTATCTTCTTCCAGGAGAGGTCAATAATGCAGTAAATAAAGATACTAGTGGAAACGAACAAAACCCTGCAGTTGTAACTCAAAAAAACCAATCAACCAATGAAACAGATACTAGATTAACTCAAATAAATGAAccatcaaatgaaaaaaatactagGAACGTTTTACAGAGTAGACTTCCAGATCATTCAAATGTATCGAACTCTATATCCGATCCAATTTTGGATTATACAAGTGAATTTGGTGGAAATGGAACCATTCCGTCGTCATCCCGGAACGTCAGCGAGAGTCTACCTGCAAGTCAACTAACAAAAGATTTCTTAGATGTTGTGAAATATACAATAATGATGGATCAAATGCTACAACCTAAAGAAAATG GAAACAACGAATGCTGCAAACAACCAGAAAAATCAACCGATTCAGGACATTT ACGAAAATGA
- the LOC107225744 gene encoding atypical protein kinase C isoform X1 — translation MAWGYWNATSVADRGRSPRRDKDKQTIQQSQQQQQTTPAASEFLQGASTLQQIQGCEMSSAVGNAVEDAPCTLMIQGGSFYSYSAAAAAAAAAAAGRRASVVEGAALQAAVLPRAPGAGFPGTSAVVFSSNSPCSDSAEDESHAAYVHQDGTAGVQTTRRHNLPRGNNDDESDDPDHDDVDLIYASNTLAAGCLLHGHCNTQERNIANSAPGSNLGDYAAAIAAANSAAGPAAGGTAQFGRFNNITWGRSWPGRDSTESNGTIVFPNVPAAPGMPCQGEDRSIYRRGARRWRKLYRVNGHIFQAKRFNRRAFCAFCQDRIWGLGRQGFKCIQCKLLVHKKCHKVVGKPCFSMQVPQTAEPPSTDRNGDQQQSDSLHCSSAVQPDDESTELAAVEDHSRNRAPGDEGEELPLEAGTGSDNMIELQRQYSLSDFELIRVIGRGSYAKVLMVELKRTRRIYAMKVIKKALVTDDEDIDWVQTEKHVFETASNHPFLVGLHSCFQTPSRLFFVIEFVRGGDLMFHMQRQRRLPEEHARFYAAEISLALNFLHNKGIIYRDLKLDNVLLDHEGHVKLTDYGMCKEGVREGDTTATFCGTPNYIAPEILRGEDYSFSVDWWALGVLLYEMLAGRSPFDIAGASENPDQNTEDYLFQVILQKTIRIPRSLSVKAASVLKGFLSKDPVERLGCGSYGFFDIAGHSFFKAIDWDMLEQKQVTPPYKPRLDSDRDLANFPPEFTDEPVHLTPDDARVIDKIDQSEFEGFEYVNPLLMSLEDCV, via the exons ATGGCCTGGGGCTACTGGAACGCGACTTCCGTCGCCGACAGGGGCCGGTCGCCCCGGCGCGACAAGGACAAGCAGACGATACAGCAGAgccaacaacagcagcagacGACGCCGGCCGCCTCCGAGTTCCTTCAGGGCGCCTCGACGCTGCAGCAGATTCAGGGATGCGAGATGTCGTCAGCCGTCGGAAACGCGGTCGAGGATGCCCCGTGCACGCTCATGATACAGGGCGGCTCGTTCTACTCGTATTCCGCGGCCGCGGCAGCCGCTGCGGCGGCCGCGGCCGGGAGACGCGCCTCCGTCGTCGAGGGCGCCGCGCTCCAGGCGGCAGTTCTTCCCCGAGCTCCCGGTGCCGGATTTCCGGGGACCAGCGCAGTCGTCTTCTCGTCTAATTCACCCTGCAGCGACTCCGCCGAGGACGAGTCCCACGCCGCGTACGTTCACCAGGACGGAACCGCCGGCGTTCAGACCACCAGACGGCACAACTTACCTCGCGgcaacaacgacgacgagTCCGACGATCCCGATCACGACGACGTCGATCTTATTTATGCCTCGAACACCCTCGCCGCCGGGTGTCTTCTTCACGGGCACTGCAACACCCAGGAACGAAATATCGCCAACTCTGCCCCGGGATCGAACCTTGGGGATTATGCCGCCGCTATCGCTGCCGCAAATTCGGCCGCCGGTCCTGCTGCAGGTGGTACCGCGCAATTCGGCAGGTTCAATAACATCACCTGGGGTAGGTCGTGGCCTGGCAGAGACTCGACAGAGTCTAACGGTACAATTG TTTTTCCAAATGTACCGGCAGCTCCAGGAATGCCCTGCCAAGGCGAAGACA gAAGTATCTACAGGCGTGGTGCTCGAAGATGGAGAAAGCTTTACCGAGTCAATGGGCATATTTTTCAAGCAAAACGTTTCAACCGA CGAGCATTTTGCGCGTTTTGCCAAGATCGTATCTGGGGTCTGGGACGGCAAGGTTTCAAATGCATTCAATGCAAGCTCCTCGTTCACAAAAAGTGTCACAAGGTGGTTGGCAAGCCATGCTTTAGCATGCAGGTACCTCAAACAGCGGAACCACCTTCAACGGACAGAAACGGTGATCAACAACAATCGGATTCCCTGCATTGCTCTTCTGCCGTACAGCCTGATGACGAATCTACAGAGCTGGCAGCGGTCGAAGACCATTCCCGTAATC GAGCTCCGGGTGATGAGGGCGAAGAGTTACCATTGGAGGCTGGAACTGGATCGGATAACATGATTGAATTACAGAGGCAGTATTCGTtgagtgattttgaattgatcAGAGTTATTGGCCGAGGTTCTTACGCGAAAGTATTAATGGTCGAATTGAAACGTACGCGGCGGATTTACGCCATGAAGGTGATAAAGAAAGCTCTGGTAACGGACGATGAAGATATCGACTGGGTACAGACGGAAAAGCACGTATTTGAAACGGCGTCGAATCATCCGTTCCTCGTTGGTCTTCATTCCTGCTTCCAAACACCGTCGCGCCTCTTTTTTGTCATCGAGTTTGTTCGTGGTGGCGACCTGATGTTCCACATGCAGAGGCAACGACGTTTACCCGAGGAACATGCTCGATTTTATGCTGCTGAAATCAGTCTTGCTCTCAACTTTTTGCACAATAAAG GAATTATTTACCGAGATCTGAAACTGGACAATGTATTACTGGATCACGAGGGTCACGTGAAGCTCACCGATTATGGAATGTGTAAGGAAGGAGTGCGGGAAGGTGACACGACGGCGACTTTCTGCGGGACGCCCAACTATATTGCCCCGGAAATCTTGAGGGGCGAAGATTACAGTTTCTCCGTGGACTGGTGGGCTCTCGGGGTACTGCTGTACGAAATGTTGGCAGGTCGCAGTCCATTCGATATTGCCGGAGCTTCCGAAAATCCAGACCAGAACACAGAGGATTACCTATTCCaagttattttacaaaaaaccATACGAATCCCGAGATCGCTCTCCGTCAAGGCAGCTTCCGTTCTCAAAGGATTCCTCAGCAAAGATCCTGTCGAACGATTGGGTTGTGGATCTTACGGATTCTTTGATATAGCCGGGCACTCGTTTTTCAAAGCCATTGATTGGGATATG TTGGAGCAAAAACAAGTCACTCCGCCTTACAAACCACGGTTAGACTCTGATAGAGATTTGGCTAATTTCCCACCGGAATTCACTGACGAACCTGTTCACCTTACACCGGATGATGC AAGAGTGATCGATAAAATTGACCAGAGCGAGTTTGAAGGATTCGAGTACGTGAATCCGTTATTGATGTCGTTAGAGGACTGCGTGTGA
- the LOC107225744 gene encoding atypical protein kinase C isoform X3, translated as MPTQTGDADNEIRVKIVYNGEVQITYVPAGTGMSVDALRDEMRSICGFGTGPDQLQNDQFTMKWVDEEGDPCTIGSQPELDEALRLYELNKDTEITIHVFPNVPAAPGMPCQGEDRSIYRRGARRWRKLYRVNGHIFQAKRFNRRAFCAFCQDRIWGLGRQGFKCIQCKLLVHKKCHKVVGKPCFSMQVPQTAEPPSTDRNGDQQQSDSLHCSSAVQPDDESTELAAVEDHSRNRAPGDEGEELPLEAGTGSDNMIELQRQYSLSDFELIRVIGRGSYAKVLMVELKRTRRIYAMKVIKKALVTDDEDIDWVQTEKHVFETASNHPFLVGLHSCFQTPSRLFFVIEFVRGGDLMFHMQRQRRLPEEHARFYAAEISLALNFLHNKGIIYRDLKLDNVLLDHEGHVKLTDYGMCKEGVREGDTTATFCGTPNYIAPEILRGEDYSFSVDWWALGVLLYEMLAGRSPFDIAGASENPDQNTEDYLFQVILQKTIRIPRSLSVKAASVLKGFLSKDPVERLGCGSYGFFDIAGHSFFKAIDWDMLEQKQVTPPYKPRLDSDRDLANFPPEFTDEPVHLTPDDARVIDKIDQSEFEGFEYVNPLLMSLEDCV; from the exons TGAGGTACAAATAACTTACGTGCCTGCGGGTACGGGAATGTCGGTGGACGCACTCCGCGACGAAATGCGGAGTATTTGCGGATTTGGGACGGGACCGGATCAGCTGCAGAACGATCAGTTCACGATGAAATGGGTGGACGAGGAGGGCGATCCTTGCACGATAGGATCGCAGCCGGAACTCGACGAGGCGCTGCGCCTCTACGAGCTCAACAAGGACACGGAAATCACGATACACG TTTTTCCAAATGTACCGGCAGCTCCAGGAATGCCCTGCCAAGGCGAAGACA gAAGTATCTACAGGCGTGGTGCTCGAAGATGGAGAAAGCTTTACCGAGTCAATGGGCATATTTTTCAAGCAAAACGTTTCAACCGA CGAGCATTTTGCGCGTTTTGCCAAGATCGTATCTGGGGTCTGGGACGGCAAGGTTTCAAATGCATTCAATGCAAGCTCCTCGTTCACAAAAAGTGTCACAAGGTGGTTGGCAAGCCATGCTTTAGCATGCAGGTACCTCAAACAGCGGAACCACCTTCAACGGACAGAAACGGTGATCAACAACAATCGGATTCCCTGCATTGCTCTTCTGCCGTACAGCCTGATGACGAATCTACAGAGCTGGCAGCGGTCGAAGACCATTCCCGTAATC GAGCTCCGGGTGATGAGGGCGAAGAGTTACCATTGGAGGCTGGAACTGGATCGGATAACATGATTGAATTACAGAGGCAGTATTCGTtgagtgattttgaattgatcAGAGTTATTGGCCGAGGTTCTTACGCGAAAGTATTAATGGTCGAATTGAAACGTACGCGGCGGATTTACGCCATGAAGGTGATAAAGAAAGCTCTGGTAACGGACGATGAAGATATCGACTGGGTACAGACGGAAAAGCACGTATTTGAAACGGCGTCGAATCATCCGTTCCTCGTTGGTCTTCATTCCTGCTTCCAAACACCGTCGCGCCTCTTTTTTGTCATCGAGTTTGTTCGTGGTGGCGACCTGATGTTCCACATGCAGAGGCAACGACGTTTACCCGAGGAACATGCTCGATTTTATGCTGCTGAAATCAGTCTTGCTCTCAACTTTTTGCACAATAAAG GAATTATTTACCGAGATCTGAAACTGGACAATGTATTACTGGATCACGAGGGTCACGTGAAGCTCACCGATTATGGAATGTGTAAGGAAGGAGTGCGGGAAGGTGACACGACGGCGACTTTCTGCGGGACGCCCAACTATATTGCCCCGGAAATCTTGAGGGGCGAAGATTACAGTTTCTCCGTGGACTGGTGGGCTCTCGGGGTACTGCTGTACGAAATGTTGGCAGGTCGCAGTCCATTCGATATTGCCGGAGCTTCCGAAAATCCAGACCAGAACACAGAGGATTACCTATTCCaagttattttacaaaaaaccATACGAATCCCGAGATCGCTCTCCGTCAAGGCAGCTTCCGTTCTCAAAGGATTCCTCAGCAAAGATCCTGTCGAACGATTGGGTTGTGGATCTTACGGATTCTTTGATATAGCCGGGCACTCGTTTTTCAAAGCCATTGATTGGGATATG TTGGAGCAAAAACAAGTCACTCCGCCTTACAAACCACGGTTAGACTCTGATAGAGATTTGGCTAATTTCCCACCGGAATTCACTGACGAACCTGTTCACCTTACACCGGATGATGC AAGAGTGATCGATAAAATTGACCAGAGCGAGTTTGAAGGATTCGAGTACGTGAATCCGTTATTGATGTCGTTAGAGGACTGCGTGTGA
- the LOC107225744 gene encoding atypical protein kinase C isoform X2 gives MAWGYWNATSVADRGRSPRRDKDKQTIQQSQQQQQTTPAASEFLQGASTLQQIQGCEMSSAVGNAVEDAPCTLMIQGGSFYSYSAAAAAAAAAAAGRRASVVEGAALQAAVLPRAPGAGFPGTSAVVFSSNSPCSDSAEDESHAAYVHQDGTAGVQTTRRHNLPRGNNDDESDDPDHDDVDLIYASNTLAAGCLLHGHCNTQERNIANSAPGSNLGDYAAAIAAANSAAGPAAGGTAQFGRFNNITWVFPNVPAAPGMPCQGEDRSIYRRGARRWRKLYRVNGHIFQAKRFNRRAFCAFCQDRIWGLGRQGFKCIQCKLLVHKKCHKVVGKPCFSMQVPQTAEPPSTDRNGDQQQSDSLHCSSAVQPDDESTELAAVEDHSRNRAPGDEGEELPLEAGTGSDNMIELQRQYSLSDFELIRVIGRGSYAKVLMVELKRTRRIYAMKVIKKALVTDDEDIDWVQTEKHVFETASNHPFLVGLHSCFQTPSRLFFVIEFVRGGDLMFHMQRQRRLPEEHARFYAAEISLALNFLHNKGIIYRDLKLDNVLLDHEGHVKLTDYGMCKEGVREGDTTATFCGTPNYIAPEILRGEDYSFSVDWWALGVLLYEMLAGRSPFDIAGASENPDQNTEDYLFQVILQKTIRIPRSLSVKAASVLKGFLSKDPVERLGCGSYGFFDIAGHSFFKAIDWDMLEQKQVTPPYKPRLDSDRDLANFPPEFTDEPVHLTPDDARVIDKIDQSEFEGFEYVNPLLMSLEDCV, from the exons ATGGCCTGGGGCTACTGGAACGCGACTTCCGTCGCCGACAGGGGCCGGTCGCCCCGGCGCGACAAGGACAAGCAGACGATACAGCAGAgccaacaacagcagcagacGACGCCGGCCGCCTCCGAGTTCCTTCAGGGCGCCTCGACGCTGCAGCAGATTCAGGGATGCGAGATGTCGTCAGCCGTCGGAAACGCGGTCGAGGATGCCCCGTGCACGCTCATGATACAGGGCGGCTCGTTCTACTCGTATTCCGCGGCCGCGGCAGCCGCTGCGGCGGCCGCGGCCGGGAGACGCGCCTCCGTCGTCGAGGGCGCCGCGCTCCAGGCGGCAGTTCTTCCCCGAGCTCCCGGTGCCGGATTTCCGGGGACCAGCGCAGTCGTCTTCTCGTCTAATTCACCCTGCAGCGACTCCGCCGAGGACGAGTCCCACGCCGCGTACGTTCACCAGGACGGAACCGCCGGCGTTCAGACCACCAGACGGCACAACTTACCTCGCGgcaacaacgacgacgagTCCGACGATCCCGATCACGACGACGTCGATCTTATTTATGCCTCGAACACCCTCGCCGCCGGGTGTCTTCTTCACGGGCACTGCAACACCCAGGAACGAAATATCGCCAACTCTGCCCCGGGATCGAACCTTGGGGATTATGCCGCCGCTATCGCTGCCGCAAATTCGGCCGCCGGTCCTGCTGCAGGTGGTACCGCGCAATTCGGCAGGTTCAATAACATCACCTGGG TTTTTCCAAATGTACCGGCAGCTCCAGGAATGCCCTGCCAAGGCGAAGACA gAAGTATCTACAGGCGTGGTGCTCGAAGATGGAGAAAGCTTTACCGAGTCAATGGGCATATTTTTCAAGCAAAACGTTTCAACCGA CGAGCATTTTGCGCGTTTTGCCAAGATCGTATCTGGGGTCTGGGACGGCAAGGTTTCAAATGCATTCAATGCAAGCTCCTCGTTCACAAAAAGTGTCACAAGGTGGTTGGCAAGCCATGCTTTAGCATGCAGGTACCTCAAACAGCGGAACCACCTTCAACGGACAGAAACGGTGATCAACAACAATCGGATTCCCTGCATTGCTCTTCTGCCGTACAGCCTGATGACGAATCTACAGAGCTGGCAGCGGTCGAAGACCATTCCCGTAATC GAGCTCCGGGTGATGAGGGCGAAGAGTTACCATTGGAGGCTGGAACTGGATCGGATAACATGATTGAATTACAGAGGCAGTATTCGTtgagtgattttgaattgatcAGAGTTATTGGCCGAGGTTCTTACGCGAAAGTATTAATGGTCGAATTGAAACGTACGCGGCGGATTTACGCCATGAAGGTGATAAAGAAAGCTCTGGTAACGGACGATGAAGATATCGACTGGGTACAGACGGAAAAGCACGTATTTGAAACGGCGTCGAATCATCCGTTCCTCGTTGGTCTTCATTCCTGCTTCCAAACACCGTCGCGCCTCTTTTTTGTCATCGAGTTTGTTCGTGGTGGCGACCTGATGTTCCACATGCAGAGGCAACGACGTTTACCCGAGGAACATGCTCGATTTTATGCTGCTGAAATCAGTCTTGCTCTCAACTTTTTGCACAATAAAG GAATTATTTACCGAGATCTGAAACTGGACAATGTATTACTGGATCACGAGGGTCACGTGAAGCTCACCGATTATGGAATGTGTAAGGAAGGAGTGCGGGAAGGTGACACGACGGCGACTTTCTGCGGGACGCCCAACTATATTGCCCCGGAAATCTTGAGGGGCGAAGATTACAGTTTCTCCGTGGACTGGTGGGCTCTCGGGGTACTGCTGTACGAAATGTTGGCAGGTCGCAGTCCATTCGATATTGCCGGAGCTTCCGAAAATCCAGACCAGAACACAGAGGATTACCTATTCCaagttattttacaaaaaaccATACGAATCCCGAGATCGCTCTCCGTCAAGGCAGCTTCCGTTCTCAAAGGATTCCTCAGCAAAGATCCTGTCGAACGATTGGGTTGTGGATCTTACGGATTCTTTGATATAGCCGGGCACTCGTTTTTCAAAGCCATTGATTGGGATATG TTGGAGCAAAAACAAGTCACTCCGCCTTACAAACCACGGTTAGACTCTGATAGAGATTTGGCTAATTTCCCACCGGAATTCACTGACGAACCTGTTCACCTTACACCGGATGATGC AAGAGTGATCGATAAAATTGACCAGAGCGAGTTTGAAGGATTCGAGTACGTGAATCCGTTATTGATGTCGTTAGAGGACTGCGTGTGA
- the LOC124294817 gene encoding uncharacterized protein LOC124294817, whose translation MTIKWIERATVKLVILYGRHECLWNPFLPEFNKQLCCYQAYKQIVRCMNIPGLTVCDCVKRISFVKKQYCFELSKISAAISRGTFYKPKASWFEIMHELLFPYIQSESNNYNDDSRKDCDCSQDEEGDGDGDGCDNENPVIDGCECPPCECPPSENFEQDRASYSNRETYLDLPHKKHHRSKSRATKTRGSSKSPICSTRSNCVERNSASDLERSRPLPKFNKHGRPCTQTDNATNTRKTTCDKGNDVIRSMSTTKCAQVSKRCIDAGNRTSSLYISQSGVQTERKSTANTYTNCEHAEKAQCTMNDEFTLDDVCIDSAEGSGKKCNQYDEFDMFGKSVACQLRSLSLESAINLEKRIQDMMTEERLCCMKDSVAAKPGSKDCTCTCSECKECCSLEKDQTCACGVPVSKCLPLFPMKPSQCYGFGCN comes from the exons ATGACGATTAAATGGATAGAACGTGCAACGGTAAAACTGGTGATTCTTTACGGAAGACACGAATGCCTGTGGAATCCGTttcttccagaattcaacaAGCAGCTTTGTTGTTATCAAGCTTACAAGCAAATTGTTCGGTGTATGAATATACCTGGGTTAACTGTATGCGATTGCGTCAAACGCATATCGTTtgtgaaaaaacaatattgtTTTGAGCTTTCAAAAATTAGCGCTGCCATATCACGCGGCACTTTTTATAAGCCTAAAGCTAGTTGGTTTGAAATTATGCATGAACTGCTATTTCCATACATCCAATCAGAGTCCAACAATTACAACGATGATTCTAGAAAG GATTGTGATTGTTCGCAAGACGAAGAAGGAGATGGTGATGGTGACGGATGCGATAACGAAAACCCAGTGATTGACGGATGTGAATGCCCACCATGTGAATGTCCACCTTCCGAAAACTTTGAACAAGATCGCGCATCTTACTCAAATAGGGAAACATATTTGGATCTTCCTCACAAGAAACATCACCGTTCCAAGTCTCGTGCCACTAAAACTCGTGGTTCCTCCAAGTCACCAATATGCTCTACACGAAGCAATTGCGTAGAACGAAATTCTGCGTCAGATCTAGAGAGATCAAGACCGCTACCAAAATTTAACAAGCACGGTAGACCGTGTACACAAACTGACAACGCCACAAACACAAGAAAGACAACGTGCGATAAAGGAAACGATGTTATACGATCTATGAGCACGACAAAATGCGCCCAAGTATCAAAAAGATGTATAGATGCCGGCAACAGAACAAGCTCACTTTACATTAGTCAATCTGGCGTTCAAACTGAAAGAAAATCTACAGCAAATACTTACACGAATTGCGAACACGCAGAAAAGGCGCAATGCACAATG AATGATGAATTTACGCTGGACGATGTCTGCATAGATTCCGCAGAAGGAAGTGGAAAGAAGTGTAACCAGTATGACGAATTTGACATGTTCGGGAAGAGTGTCGCTTGTCAGTTGCGTAGTCTCAGCTTAG AATCGGCTATCAATTTGGAGAAACGCATACAAGATATGATGACCGAAGAGCGACTATGCTGTATGAAAGACAGCGTAGCTGCAAAACCTGGTAGCAAAGATTGCACCTGCACTTGCAGCGAATGCAAAGAATGTTGTTCTTTGGAAAAAGATCAAACTTGCGCATGCGGCGTACCGGTCAGCAAATGTTTGCCTTTATTTCCAATGAAACCCAGCCAATGTTACGGATTTGGATGTAAttaa